Proteins from a single region of Manis javanica isolate MJ-LG chromosome 5, MJ_LKY, whole genome shotgun sequence:
- the DDRGK1 gene encoding DDRGK domain-containing protein 1 isoform X1 codes for MVAPVVYLVTAALLIGLILFLTRFRAWAAAASQEPLHNEEEPVVAGSVVQLQTMEPEEQRAAGRPRRRRDLGSRLQAQHRAQRVTWAEVDENEEEAIVPAQEEAGTEKPVETHSSGKIGAKKLRKLEEKQARKAQREAEEAEREERKRLESQREAEWKKEEERLRLAEEQKEEEERKAREEQAQREHEEYLKLKETFVVEEEGVGETMTEEQSHSFLTEFIGYIKQSKVVLLEDLASQVGLRTQDTINRIQDLLAEGTLTGVIDDRGKFIYITPEELAAVANFIRQRGRISIAELAQASNSLIAWGQEPTAQAPA; via the exons ATGGTGGCCCCCGTGGTGTACTTGGTGACGGCGGCTCTGCTTATCGGCCTTATCCTCTTCCTAACTCGCTTCAGGGCCTGGGCAGCAGCAG CCAGCCAAGAGCCATTACACAATGAGGAGGAGCCAGTAGTAGCAGGCTCAGTGGTCCAGCTTCAGACCATGGAGCCTGaggagcagagagcagcaggCAGACCCCGGCGTCGGAGGGACCTGGGCAGCCGTCTGCAGGCACAGCATCGAGCCCAGCGGGTGACCTGGGCAGAGGTGGATGAGAACGAGGAGGAGGCCATTGTCCCAG CCCAGGAGGAAGCAGGCACTGAGAAGCCAGTGGAAACTCACTCATCAGGGAAAATTGGAGCCAAGAAACTACGGAAGCTGGAGGAGAAACAAGCTCGAAAAGCCCAGCGTGAG GCAGAGGAGGCTGAGCGTGAAGAGCGGAAACGTCTCGAGTCCCAGCGTGAGGCAGaatggaagaaagaggaggagcgGCTTCGCCTGGCAGAGGAGCAGAAG gaggaggaggagaggaaggcccGGGAGGAGCAGGCCCAGCGGGAGCATGAGGAGTACCTGAAACTGAAGGAGACCTTCGTGGTAGAAGAGGAGGGTGTGGGCGAGACCATGACTGAAGAGCAG TCCCACAGCTTCCTGACAGAGTTTATCGGCTACATTAAG CAGTCCAAGGTTGTCCTTTTGGAAGATCTGGCTTCCCAGGTGGGCCTGCGGACTCAG GACACCATAAACCGCATTCAGGACCTGCTTGCTGAGGGGACTCTGACAG GTGTGATTGACGACCGGGGCAAGTTCATCTACATAACCCCAGAGGAACTGGCTGCTGTGGCTAACTTCATCCGACAGCGAGGCCGAATATCCATTGCCGAGCTTGCCCAGGCCAGCAACTCCCTCATTGCCTGGGGCCAGGAACCCactgcccaggccccagcctgA
- the DDRGK1 gene encoding DDRGK domain-containing protein 1 isoform X2, with protein sequence MEPEEQRAAGRPRRRRDLGSRLQAQHRAQRVTWAEVDENEEEAIVPAQEEAGTEKPVETHSSGKIGAKKLRKLEEKQARKAQREAEEAEREERKRLESQREAEWKKEEERLRLAEEQKEEEERKAREEQAQREHEEYLKLKETFVVEEEGVGETMTEEQSHSFLTEFIGYIKQSKVVLLEDLASQVGLRTQDTINRIQDLLAEGTLTGVIDDRGKFIYITPEELAAVANFIRQRGRISIAELAQASNSLIAWGQEPTAQAPA encoded by the exons ATGGAGCCTGaggagcagagagcagcaggCAGACCCCGGCGTCGGAGGGACCTGGGCAGCCGTCTGCAGGCACAGCATCGAGCCCAGCGGGTGACCTGGGCAGAGGTGGATGAGAACGAGGAGGAGGCCATTGTCCCAG CCCAGGAGGAAGCAGGCACTGAGAAGCCAGTGGAAACTCACTCATCAGGGAAAATTGGAGCCAAGAAACTACGGAAGCTGGAGGAGAAACAAGCTCGAAAAGCCCAGCGTGAG GCAGAGGAGGCTGAGCGTGAAGAGCGGAAACGTCTCGAGTCCCAGCGTGAGGCAGaatggaagaaagaggaggagcgGCTTCGCCTGGCAGAGGAGCAGAAG gaggaggaggagaggaaggcccGGGAGGAGCAGGCCCAGCGGGAGCATGAGGAGTACCTGAAACTGAAGGAGACCTTCGTGGTAGAAGAGGAGGGTGTGGGCGAGACCATGACTGAAGAGCAG TCCCACAGCTTCCTGACAGAGTTTATCGGCTACATTAAG CAGTCCAAGGTTGTCCTTTTGGAAGATCTGGCTTCCCAGGTGGGCCTGCGGACTCAG GACACCATAAACCGCATTCAGGACCTGCTTGCTGAGGGGACTCTGACAG GTGTGATTGACGACCGGGGCAAGTTCATCTACATAACCCCAGAGGAACTGGCTGCTGTGGCTAACTTCATCCGACAGCGAGGCCGAATATCCATTGCCGAGCTTGCCCAGGCCAGCAACTCCCTCATTGCCTGGGGCCAGGAACCCactgcccaggccccagcctgA